The Biomphalaria glabrata chromosome 7, xgBioGlab47.1, whole genome shotgun sequence region ttgcataatatatagcacaataaaaacaacacaagacacagatattttacaaagagaattagatgaattacagaaatgggaatcaaattggagcatgtctttccacccagaaaaatgtcagttgttaagagtaacaaaaaaactaaaacaaattaattccacttatcttattcatggcaaaccagtaacacagactaaaaacgcaaaatacctaggtgttataataaatgaaaaactgtcatggaatccacatattgatgaaactacaaaaaaatcaaacaaagcattaggatttattaaaagaaatttctataaatcaaataagaacataaaactaaaatgttatttaaccttggttaggccaataatagaatatgcatcctctgtttgggacccctcaactcaagaaaacattaagaaactagaacagacacaaaatagagcagtgcgattcataacaaacgaatattcacatttgactagagtaacacctttagtaaaatcactaaatttagaaagccttcaggatagaaggctcaaaagtaaagtagcaataatacataaaacactgaaccataatcttcaaatacaaaaacaaaatttaataaaatactctgaaagacacaaagataaaggcacattcctcgtcccatatgctaggacaaatttgtacaaatactccttcttccctagtgctattagagcatggaatgggttgcctgagctagccaggaaaaccagtgacttggcagaatttaagtcattggttaatatgcatgactaaatgcatgactcgtaggacgtaatcatcttcttatttgaagtaacgtctgtattatataagataagataagataatacttGTATTGTCAACTCTTTTTATCTCCCCTGCTAACATTTCCATCTGATTGTGTACTCATGTTAGTTCTCTTGATTGTAATTAATGTCCTTAATAAGTTGTTCAACACTGATCAACAataacaagatttaaaaaaaaagaacaaccttCAGTGATAGAATCTCTTCCTCCTGAACTGAGTGGACAGGTACATTTTGCAACAATGGATTTTCCTCACAAAAAAGTTCTGTTAGAGGAAGATTAgtgagctgaaaaaaaaatcacatttcaatatacagacaaaaaaagtaattttgtaattttataaatccTTTTGAAAACATCACCATTAAATCATTGAAAATACAAGCcatttttatacaatagaaattGAAATGATattaccaataataaataatttgctATTAAAACATAATGGTACCATCTTATGTAATGGGTATGGTATGTttgcacattttaaaatagcggaaatctattttacagataaaaaaaaacaactagttttATTGATGCATACTTTAGATGTCAAATTTCCCAACTGATAGGATTTGGGGGAAACTCAAATTGCATTGTTTTGTAACTtacaaaatatgatttttttttttcatttacttcAATAGTTCATAATGGTTCTGGAAAGGGCAATTCCTTCATAAAATGTAAAAGCTAAAGGTTGTCATAAACATATAAATGTAAGTGACTGATTTAGACGTTTTCTTCAAGAAATATTGATTGCATACGGTACCTGAGCAATGTCTGATATATCAATAATCACATTTGCTCATATGCTTAAATATATTAacgatcattttttaaatcaaaagctCATAATTTTGGTAATTTTAAACATTAGTATTACAATTACAGTGTGTTTGATTTATAATATGATTgtttatttatcattattttataagataaaagacAACAAATTTTCTaccctgatttaaaaaaaaaaaatgtttcccttTTTGGGTGGTTGTACATAATTGTAGGTCTAATGTTACACcaaaattaacaaaaacaaagaaatcctaacacacacatacatatgttttttggccccaaatgaaatagaaaaagaaaaaaaaaaactcagaaaaaattaatgttaatcctgtctgtatctatatctaaatcaacaaatagcTGAAATACATTATGacaataatttcaaaaatgtttaagaGACTCAATCTTGGATGATTTAAGACTTAATCTATAGATTCTACTCCAGACCTATCCCATATTGATCAGCTCAATGTTATTATAAGGTATGTTTTACCAGATGATGGTCTCCATATTGAACGTTTTCTAACTTTCCTTGAGATGGAGAAAAGTAAGGCTAAGATTGTGCACAGCTTAACTACAAATGtgtgtaaaatagattttattcAAAGTCGAGGCCATTCATGTCTATCAAATTAAAGAGAATGCAGGTTCAATTCATTCATTCATGTTCAATCTCTGAATCTTGTTGATAGTGCAGCGAATGACAGCAGTAAACTTTGTAaagaattgttaaaaatatataccaaTCTATATACTTCTTaattgtaagttaaaccttctaAATATCAGAAATCATATTTAGTATACTGATATCTAGGCTCatatagtttattattatttttaagtctgaATCTGGCCCAGATCTTATGCTGCTGGCCTTAAAGAACTTAAAATTCATGAGCTACTTTCCTAAGTTAACCACACCTTATAAGTTGCAGTAAGACCATTTGCACCCATTACACCACAGTTACATCAAATCTGGACAAAGTGGTCAGCTTCTCTCCATTAAGGCTAGAACTCAGTCATCGAAATGAATCAAGAAGGAGCCCAATTCTTAAGCACtggtttttgtgtgtttgtgtgtgtgcgcacagttttatataaataattttattgtttgtatttgtatcaATATTGTTATTGTCATAGAAGTTATGATGAGGTGGACAAttatagtcaaactgaatttccatttgtttggaccaataaaattatcttaccTTATATTATCATAttctatctttaaaaaatgcattaatTCTTTAAGAGCAGGATTTCAACTATCttaatttttaagtaattaaatgatctgtaaaaaaaatgtattttaaaaagttctttttttatgATCAGCTTATATAATAATTGATCAAGCATAATTTATGCAGAGACACTTACAAGTGAACATGTATATGTTGAGTGATTATTACCTCTGTTGGAAAAATTCTTAATTCATTAGCAGCAACATCTAAATAGTGAAGCTTGTAGCATTTACCAAGGctctaaaaataattattaaaacagCATTCAAACATGAAAGTAAGAAGTATTATATAAAGTGCATTAATGTTACCTAAATTAATTCAATATCTTTTTGTTAATCAAGTGATAATAGTCTATAAGCTTCAATAAGTAATGTATACTTTGTATATTGTTGCACAAATAAGACTACTACTCTCATGGAGGGAGGATCAAGAAAACAACTCTGTATGGGTGCAATGGTGCATGCAGCTTACAAAGATTATCTCTACAGATGTATCGGTATCACCTGCATTCAGGTAAGTTTATGTTTTTTACATACACTCTCATAATTCAAGCCCAAATAACTTTCTTAAAACTTGTAGTTGGATCAAACAATACCTAGAAAAAGATGGTGCAtacaacacaatttttttttattaggcatAACTACTTCCCTTAGTTATACTACTTATACTTAAATATACCATTTTTAGTCCTTAACTTAACTgttattttgaatttctgagtccatccaaatctaatggatacctgacattagttagtgAAATGTAAAAGGGAGTTGGTCATTGTACattcacatgacaccctcgtaactGTGGGCTgtggaaacagatgacctttacatcgtttgCCCCATACATTGTAAGGTTGGAAAGGGGTAATTTACTACTTTTTATTGGAAAAGTCTGTAGACGAATTTAAAGTAATTCAATGAGAAAATTAATAAGTACGGGGGTAACACAAACACAAATGACTTCTGCAACTATGTGTTACCTCTGGAAGCTCTCTTATTTTATTCTGTTGTAAAAATAACTTCTCTAAGTTAATGAGATATCCAAACTCCAATGGtaaagatattagtttattCCCTGCAGCATGAAATTCTTTCAATGAGATTAAAGCACAAAATTCTACAGGCAAATCAGTGAGCAGATTATTGTCAATAGATAAATCTTGTATGCTAGACAAACTGAAAATAGAAACAGAAACCATTCTGAAGTCAcctttatagcttttttttaatatcttgtcattattattaatgtacGTACTTGCAAATTTCCTTTGGCAAAGTTCTTAACTTGTTTCCATTCAAATTCAAAAAAGTCAAATTTTTCAAACCAACTGAAACAACATCACACAATATTGATCATAacacaatggaaataaaatataacaaaagtaaactttttaaaaagaaagtctataagaaataaaacatctaataaatgtgtaaaatacAACAAAAGTTTACAATACTTTAAAGAGAacgaaaaaaaaggttttaagaTAGGTTCCTTGGAGATGTTATCCAAGACAGATAAGAAGGTTAATAATAGCAAAATGGTAAAAGAAAAAGGGGACAGGAAAAAGAGctaattttaattattgattATTTCACAAGCTTACGAATTTCAGCTGGAATTTGTAAGCAAGCATGAAGCATTCATGAAAGGGGAAAGATTAATAACTAGTATTTAATTACCTGTAGTTAGTCTCTTACCAACTATGTAcattagatcagtgatgcccaaaatacgtcCTGCGGGCCGGATATATGTTGTTCAATCCGGTCCGCCGAAAATTCGACACAAAGCGTAAAAAATTTTCCtccaaaaaaaagtcaaaaaatTATTAACCTACGTTAGGACTCTCACATTTTCTCTGATGAATTGGTCCCCATGacttttaacatttgtgcgtttatgaaatgtagaatctaccaggaagaGTGTacgcattttactttttttttgagtggATATTGAgataacatatttgatttgtaacaAATGTgtggatgtttaaaaaaaaaggacaaacatataacggcattataaaacgaATGTGAaagcattcttggtttgagccgcgaataaaagattgttaaatctTTTAAAGCCTAGGTGGTAGAGTATCGATGGGACTATTGACCAAAAagcgacaagaaaatgagtcggttgtAACGCTAACTACGATATTGCTCAGTAGacaaatgaagccattttctgacgcgtgaaaaaaaaagataaacttcaaatatctcattaattaatgtattagATCCACgaatttgtaataaaataatttcttgtccatttcatttcttttttctaccTTTTGGCTCATGTGGCCCGTTacatgagtgtcggaaattaaaatggcccgctgggggaattaggttgggcataaCTGCATTAGATGGTCAACATTCTCTTTAAGTTCTCTAATGCTTATTGTATGCAAGTCTTTCTTGCAAACTGATttgcagattttctttttgctttttacaaagcttatatcaactcactctatctgcctgtttgtttgtctgtctggtcaaaagtttcacattatttctcccacacccaatttcagatcaagctgaaaatttgcacaattatttcttttacctgacaacacaagaatcaataaaaaacattaaccaattagttaattaattattggttattatttattttgtttggtatcttaagCAAGGGAAAGAAtatgtacttgactgaagtggtggtataagctgaattagtcccctttatacatcATTGTCTGAGTCTTAATTAGTAGTGAACAAAACATGAACAatataggacgagactatagaaacaataaataactatacaatcttccatgttcgtAGGCTTTCCACTAGTAGAGTAGTTACCGTATTGGCTAGAGAAGTCTGTGAAGACTAGCCATGAGTTCAACTTCAGGTCGTtcccatttgtttttattttaaaatctttactggtggtctagatctattaaaaatttaattacatgactgatccaaactaattgatacaagtacgctaatataagctttgttttttctttatatttttttttgtttttcttgtttgttttattttgttttaaataatcacAGCTTCAGGAAGATAAGTTTTTGCTTTAACAGACTATATGATATCTCTTCAGATAGCCTGTTTCTGATCAATAGGCCTATGATTTAAAGTTGGTCAAAGTTTTCTAAAAAGTTTACATTCCAAACATGGttaaagtaaatgaaaaactgAACTTGTTTATATTCCAAAAAAAGGAACTAAACAGCTCCCTATTAGCTTTGGCACACATATTTCctaactaaaaagaaaacagtgTAAACATACTTAATAAATTTCCATTTATGGACATTATCTTATTTCCAAACAGATGAAGTCTTTGAAGGCTTTCAAGATGTTGAAAAACTGAGTCAAATTCTTCAAATTCATTGTTACCCAAATTAAGTGATTGGAGCTGttaattaaaatatgtaaatgtatgtatttaaaagtaaaatgaaagatgaatcataatttaaatatagattatagattttttaaaagtgtacaTTAAGTGGAATGAACATCATATGATTATAACTGACTTaactgtacattttgtttgtctgtcacTACTTAATTGTATTTATAGGTTTTAGAAGTAAAATTATAATAGCTATTAACTGATGTGGATTATTATTTAcacctttatttttcaaaaatactaCCCCCACCTCTTTTGTTTATCAATTCTAGTAGCctgattagtaatgtacatCTGGCCCTTgaagattataaaaaaataggGTAGCCTATCTAATCCCTCCTCACTTTTCTTTTGCTATTAGTTACAACCCTTTAGTATCTCTTTAATATACTGCTTTATGCAAGCTATAGACcatatttttctcatttattaactagttttagtcagtaaatattatataatatttttattttaactcttgGCTTTCTCTAAGGCATATTTTCAACATTGTGGATTGCAtagtgaaattttaaaaaagacaaattaaagaATATTTCCTTCTACTGATGTAAACAAAAACGAGTCAGAACACAGTATATAGGCTATAGGTGTATCTCTTTTCAAGGAGCtttcaataataaaacaattataaaaaaaaataaagagttaAGCAAATGCTAATAGATCCTAtaagctaaaaataaaagaaaaactaaaaaaaaaaaacaagagaaaatTCCTTTTCTACATTATTAgtgaaaaaacaataacaaaaaaaaatggtttagcagatctagatctatagctagACTACAtgcaaattataatttattttcatttttttttcaaatataatttttcattgttgatgttttacaaaatttaaatatctgctAATAGAACTAGCTGATGACATTGCAATGTATTGTATTGTCTACAagtaaatgcttaaaaaaattatggagagcctagatagagaggtacccaaaattggcctctgCATAAACTTggatgaaacaaaattattagaGTGGCATATAAGGCAAAATGTGCCCACATAAGACTTGGTAAGACAAAGCTTGAAGAGATGGATAAGTTAGGATATCAAAgcagcatcatagcaaacaatggggatgcctaccatgatgtacCATAGCATgccaaataggaaaggcagggatcATTTTCCAAAAGCTGCGCTAttggacttgagacaaaaatCTACATATTTAACACAATCATCATCCCAACAGTGAtgtatgcatgtgagacatggattAAGTCATTTGCCAAAATCGAGAGAAGACAAAATGTGGCTCAGCAAAAATGGAATGGCTAAGACtgattttagaagtcagtttGTTATGTGTgcatgttagtgtaaatgtagAACGGTGCGAATGAGTGTTGAAAGGAAAGAACCAAAATGAAGGAATAGAAACTAAATAGTGGTTTTAGTGTTCATGaagattaaattaattataatctaTGACGCTGACGTTTTGtgttgttgtaatattaaaagAATCTTTTCACAtaacaaaatgtaaaagttaCTGAGATCAAgtctcaaacaaagaaatcctatgccgaaatcGGACTTGACCACTATATGAGGTTGTGACCAAGCATCATATGAGGTTTGAGGACATGTCCTTTGACAGAATGAATTacacataccaagagttgcaatggcATGGAGGCCAATATGAGGAAAGCCCAAACATTAGGCTACTCTTACAATGTTGTCACGCATTGTAAATAACAGATCTTTATAGAGatagcttgctgcccaatgctcCAAACAGGGCTGGAGGATCTAAGACTAAGAAGTATAAGTATATCTAGTAGGACTATTTTTACTAGACTTTTATTAATTATAGGCCCACTATTTTGGgctggctaaaaaaaaatagatctgcAGATCTAGATAATTATCTAGTCCACTGTTGTCTGAAGAATCTAGAGTTTAGATGCATAATTCATaa contains the following coding sequences:
- the LOC106069783 gene encoding leucine-rich repeat-containing protein 69-like, producing MADKLLLLALKSKPKKLSLCNKNLEFIPKIIGKLDCICQLQLKNNKIKTLPEEFITLYKLQSLNLGNNEFEEFDSVFQHLESLQRLHLFGNKIMSINGNLLIGLKNLTFLNLNGNKLRTLPKEICNLSSIQDLSIDNNLLTDLPVEFCALISLKEFHAAGNKLISLPLEFGYLINLEKLFLQQNKIRELPESLGKCYKLHYLDVAANELRIFPTELTNLPLTELFCEENPLLQNVPVHSVQEEEILSLKELCARFVMEELKDRLSPLRKALRYYPDVRYMLTQSSKCAVCSHAFLNTWLECVRFIDAKKDLKLGSCSGSIPVRALLCSYKCFNAAGHGFFGVAFP